The DNA region ATTGGTGATATACCTTTGCTTGATACGTTTTACTTTAATGCTATTGGTTGTGATGAGATTATGTTGTATTCATTATTAAGAGTCATATCTTAATTGGGTTTCTCTAATTTTGCATTTTACAGATTTCTTCTCTGTTCAATTATCACGTTAACAGGTTTCTTAACGTTGAGTTATGGTTATGGTATTGTTGTTCATGATTAGACTGAAAAATTGTGGTTGTTTTTTAGTTCAAGTGCTTTCGTTTATTCAATTATGAGAAATATTCTGCTTTTCATTTTTCATCGAAGTTTTATCCCATAATAATGTGATTGGATAACTTATTGCATTTAGAGATTAGCTGATCAGGATCATTgcagattttctttttcttcctttttttttcaccGAAGCTCCTTTATTTTTGGACTATGGCTGTACCCATTGCTGGCACTAGCATATCGAGGAATAACAGTGTTGCTCTGCCTCTGATGCATACAGAGCAGCAATTCTGTCTTTATAGTTCTGAAATGAAGTCAACCAGAGAAGTAGTAGATTAACCATCTTTTCTTTAGGGTATACAAAAAGCACTCAGTAAATGCCAGAATTGAGATGAGAATAGAGAGTCATTATATGCACTCTTTCTTAACAGATGGTTGTAATGTACTTACAGAAAGTCAACTTTTTACCTCGTCGATATGCAATTGTTTCTTGGCTTCAAGCCCTAGTAATGTGgatctttatttctttcttttttggtaaGTCTAGTAATCTGGATCGTTGCACTCCAGGAATTAGGTTCAGCAGATTCTTCTATCACAGAATAATGGAATTgcatttcaattttctttttctgctaTCATGACCTTTATACAGTCCAAGCAAAGCATCCTTCCCACCCAAAGCATTTGGCCTCTGAGGCCAGTCATTTGCAATCTTCACACTTTCAAGACTTCAATAACTGCTGCAATTTTGCAGATAAACTCTATCCATTTGGATAGAATTGTGGAAAGCATtgatgacatgtctaattagcGGCTACTTTCTCCTTCTTCAACTGATATGACTGATATTTTTGACAACCCAGAGGTCGTCCCCCGTGTTGGACTTTAGTACTAGGCAGAAATTCCACCTGTTTTTATGAGAGATGACTATTTTCAACAAATAGATGAGCCAAATGATTCAAAAAAGACCATGATTAATCTGTCAGTTTTCACTGGGATTGCCATTCCACTAATGTGGACAAATACtgtaattgaaaatattaatggGACTGTACCGTTCAATAATAGTAAAGAGAGCCAGATGACTTCAAATGATGAATATTCCGAACCTAAAGATGCATCTCTGGGAGTGTGTTGCGTGTGATGGGAGTGAAGCGGCAGGATATTCAGACCTTCAATGCACAACTGGAAGTCATTAGATGGATGGCGGTCTAGCTGTACCTCAGGAATAAAAAAGTAGGTTGGATCAGATAGACAGAGGTCTCTGTCTATCTTCCTGGCTCTTTGCGCGAATCTTGGGGGCAAGTTGAATTTGAGAGTTTTCTCCTAGTACATTTGGAAAAAATCTTAACCTTGTGAAGAGATTTATTGGGAGGAAAGGGATTGGCGATGTATTGTCTTTCTATTATGGGTAATTTTACAGATCTGATGGATATCGCCAATTGTCAGAATGCTGGAAATTCAGGAGCAAGTGGTTTTTGCATGGACAAAAAATATTCACTGGATGGAGGCTACAGGAATTGTTGTCAAGACTAGTTTTCATGTCTCAAGAGGAATGCAAAAATATGTAGCTTGAggtatcttcttttttttttttttttttaaccttttgtgTTAGGTAAACACACAAAACCCACTACCTGATAgctattatttgattatatgataataaatccAGTGATATTATTTGCAGGTTTTTTCTATGCAATGTGAAAATTTCATTAGAAATGAATTATTGAGCTCTTCTCAAGAAACATCATGGTTCATGGAGGACACATTTACAGAAGCGCAAAAAGGAAGGCTTCTAGGTCTACATTTCTATATTCATTACCAAAGGGAATATAGTAAGTGCACTAATCAATAGCTATGGATGAAATTCCAGAGATTTCGTTCTATTCGTGCCTGAGGCCTCTTTAGTTCTTGGAAAGTACAAGGTAAAGGAGAAAACTTGGCAACAGCTTTCTTTgtccagattcataattaattttaagtgatATTCTTTTCTCAGTATTTTCTTAACAGCCAACCTACTTCATAAGTTTGAAATATATCTGAATCATGTCCTGAAAATTCTTAGGAGTTTATCCAACAGTCATTAATTCCCAAGCTAGCAAATCTCAACTTAATTTTTTCACTGTCAAATATGTGGTTCAGCTTTGTTGAAGATCAGATTAGAAGATTCTATTTATCACCGAATTTGTTCCTCTTGAAGAGACTATGAAGTTAAAAATTGACTTTCCAAGGTTatgaattcatttttgttgGATGGCAAATAATCTTGTAGTACTAAAAGCAAGAAGAAGAGGATACACGTTAGAAGAGAATTTCTTTGCTGTCAATATGTTCATCGTTTTAAAGTTTACTTTAAGAAGGATCCATTGATCTCTCTGTAAACAAGTTACTTGTGCTGATGTTGTCTTTGTGTATTTGCAGAAGTTTATCGATTTTCTATGCAAGCTAGTTTATAATTGTGTCACTAAGTCTATATGGGTCCTGtgtattcataaattataaattgatcaTTGAACGCTTCTAGGAAATTTGGAGGGGAAAAGATaattatttgaagaatttgttttcattttaaagaGTGCAGCTGGCATCAAGATAATTATTGAAGTAGTAAGTGCTGTTAAAGGGAAGCAAGATCTCCCAGGCATTGCCATGAAGCCAATAAAGACCAATCATATGCTTTCTCTACATTCTGAACACCAGTTGGCGAAGCCTGTTCATCTCATCAATTTGCAGACATTATAAGATTTCTAACAGGAGATTTCAGGTTAAGTAAAGCCCGATCAAATGAATTATTCTGGGAAGCTTTAGTAGAAAGATGGCACTCTAAGCAGCTTAAGGATCATGGCTTTTGTGGTTCAAAGGACTCTGTTGGTTTTTCTTATACCTGGTGTTTAAGAAATTCTAAAAAAGGAAACTAGTGAAAGGTGACCACTGTTGTGGTTCCATTAGTGATTGTTGAATAAAGGTGTTGACACATGGAAGAAGATAAGTTGGACCAACCAATGAAACAAGACTCAGATGATTTGTCAAATTAGCACATCATTCTTACCTACAGCCAAGGAAGTCAAATTACCTTCAACATCAATACAGTTCACACTTGTAGATACAAGTTTGTTTCAAGGAGCTGGACAACTTAAAGTGGGAGAGCTTAGAAGTTTACCTGCTGAAACTACCGCTCTTTCTGCCCCTTCTAATCTTTCTTGTGAATCTGAGGAAGATACATCTGATGATGaaggagatgaagatgaagaaaacaaTACTGCCAGCACTGCAGTTAACATGACTGATATGGGAGTGTGTGTAGACTCATCAGATTGTGCAAATAGCATTCTGAAATACTATGCCTAAACCCCCAAGTACCACAAATTTAGCGGTGGAAATTCACTGCACAGGTCCAGTGGGTACTTAAGCccgaaaagaaagagaaaggacgCTGCGGCGCCTCAGAATAAGTTAATCTTGAAAACTTCAAGACAAGTCCGTGGGAAGACTGAAGTTAGTTGGACTCCTAGCAATGGCGCTGGAGCCAATATTGCTGACTCCAGAATAGAACAGCAGAGTTGGTGAGTCTCACGCTCAAGTATTAATGATTGTATAAAATGTACAAGCCAGTTGCTAAATGGGGCTTTTGCATTACGTTTTGGAGGGTTGTTGTTGGGAGTAAATAGTTACATAACACTGAAAGACAATCATAAGAATCTTCTGTTTGCCCAAGTACAGGAGTATAGCAAATATTACACCGATAGGTTTGTAATACAGAATTCAGATGACTTACGCCgaaaagtttctaaaattttgcaATCACATCAGTAAAAAGGTGAATTTTCAAACTCCTTATTTTGATGAGGACATAACAACTCAGAAGATTATTTATTGCATTATACTTGTTTACAAGTTTAAAGATCAggatttaaatcattaattaagCTAATAATTGTTGCTACTATGTATGAACACGGAAGGATTTTCATCCTGTCTCTTTCCacttaatctttaaaaattagtGGAAGgtgtaatattttcaaaattagatgaaagaaaaagagacttAAAAGCTACAcattaacatataaattaaatcttaacaatttttaatattattgttatggTGTAGTCTTTCTCATCATTATCAAATTAGCGACTTACTTAATTGACTACACGTAATCTACCTATTAAAGCAACTATGAAATGGACTTGCCCTTTAactaatgaaattttaaaaggaaattttatTCTTTGTAGAGGATCTGATAGACAAAGCTTCATGCTTGATGTTGGCTCAAATGCTAAATATAAATCTTCTTCTGTCAGAATTTCATAAACGACAATGGAGTATTCTTTTGGCCGTCCTTTTGTGTTGGTTTTATCCATGCAGCTCCTTTGCTAATGTCAATTAGCAGCCAGCCAGGTCAATTGATTGATTTCAAAAACAAGCAGCAGCTTAGGTGGTCTTTATACTTAGTTTATGAAACAACAGTTCTAAAGTTGGAAAACTTTTGTCTTTACATTGTTGTGTTGATGTTTGCTTCATAAATTACATCGATCTTCAACGATAATAACTATGTCATCTTTTTGTCATTATCTTGAATTCCTTTGTGATGGAAATTATAAGCATCTCTTCACCTTCATCTATGCTATAATGTTTGTGGGTTCctagttttgtgttttaaatAACTGATTCCTAGACTATTACAAGAAAGAGTTTATAGTGGAATTATTAGCTTAGAGACTGATGAAGAAGGTTGAAGATACAAAGAAGTTTTTCTTATATTATGTTCCTCGTCTGATCTACAGAGAGGAATGATATGAAAATTACCCAGCAACTGAATCACATCAAAGTGGTAAACGCGTTAATTTGTTGTATTCCATTGGAATACACAGTGAAGATTATTTTAGGCAGTTATTTTCCTTGTATATGAAAACTTGGCTTTCGTCGATTCAAAGAAATAAACTCAACTAGAAAACAAGCAGGCAAATAATTAAttgagtcaatttttaaaacagtCGACATAGACTGCTTTGCTCCCTTCCATCGTTTGGTTCAGATGAGACAAAAATAGGTTCAGCACCGGTAAGCTTAAAACagaaattatatgtaattataaagAAGCTTCACCTTcaaaaaattctataaaaatgGATGAATTGGGTTCATGGTTTAGAAGAGTATCTAGTGAGTAGAGGGTTCATGCAAAGcatgtaaaattatatgatatatgaaGAATATGCTTGAGCTTAGGTCAGTGGTCACGAAAgagtgaaaataaataaagaaaggaGTATGGGATGGCAATTATTATAATACCAATGACAAAATAGGGGCAATTGATAGGCAGCAGTCTCTGGTGAacactatattatatatatttatataatgccAAAGAAAGACCAAATGTCAATTCTAGTCTTATGTAGCAGATATATAGTTATCTTCTTCACCGGAAATGAAGGAGAGTTCCCTGGTTTTTGTCTTCCTCTAGTGAGAGCAGATTCCTGATTTTGTGTTCACCAAAAAACAAGCCCCCATCTTTAGTGAGATTaccaacaagaagaaagaaagaaagaaaagatagagttttggaaaagggaaaaaagacagacaaatttttataattatctcAATATCTTTTGTATTAATGTCAAATATCACAGGTAACGAAGGGAGTTTCTCTTCAGGAAATACTGGGGAAGAAGTCCACCAGCTTCAAGAAACGCAGCACCATCAAAACCTACAAAATCACTTGCAGGGTTCAACTTCAGGACCTTCAGCTACAACTAACAGCAATGGCTCTAACTCTCAACAACAACCAGcacagaagaagaaaaggaatcTTCCCGGAACTCCAGGCAAATTCAACCACCCCCATCaatctcaattatattttttatactaattatGTCCATAGTAGTGTTCTTAGTAATAAGAAcataacatttaatatttttatgacaTCCAGCACATGGCATACCTTTGATCAACCAACGTGATTCCTAAATTTGTCATGGCCTGTTTTGAATGCTGAAACATGCTTTTCAAGGATCAACCAACTGTTTTCTCAGATTTTACAAGTTCCCGTCTGAAGTTGGATTTGATCCAATTCAAAAGAATTAAACTATGGTTCCTTGAATTAATTCCGATCATAGTTCAAAGAAACTAAAGGCGCCGACTGATTTTCggcaagataaaaaaaaaaatgatggttATATGAGAAGTCCAATTATTGCTTATAGATTACAATTATTGCCTTAGTACTATTTGCTTGATTGTACTTTTGGTATCTctttttgttttaccttttctAAATTATGGGCCATGAGTCTATCTCATCTCCTGGAATGACACCAccaattttgagtacataaaaaaatattcaaaaaaaccTATCTATACACTCATTTCTGCATTCAAAGGTAAATATGgatagtattgctcttttttAATATCTCAATTGTACATTTTGATCAACAAGATTATgctaattaatttgtatgctcAGATCCTAATGCTGAAGTTGTTGCCCTATCTCCAACAACTCTAATGGCTACAAACCGCTTCGTGTGTGAGATTTGCAACAAGGGGTTTCAAAGGGACCAAAACCTACAGCTGCACAGGAGAGGCCATAATCTTCCATGGAAGCTCAGGCAAAGGACCACAACGGAGGTCAGAAAACGGGTGTATATATGCCCCGAGCCATCATGTGTCCACCACAACCCTGCTCGTGCACTAGGAGACCTTACGGGCGTCAAAAAGCACTTCAGCCGTAAACATGGGGAGAAGAAATGGAAATGTGACAAATGTTCCAAGAAATATGCAGTGCAAACCGATTGGAAAGCCCATCAAAAGACATGCGGTACTAGGGAATACAAATGCGACTGTGGAACCATCTTTTCCAGGTGAAACTACCATGCATAATGTAAAGTTGCCtgtttttggtaatttttatatataaagaattgATTTTGCATGTTAATTTCTCGACTTCGAAGGCTTTCAGTTGAGCCCTGGACAGAAGTTGCAACTATAATGTAattaggcttttttttttttttaaccttcgCTTAAGATTTTGCATGATTATCGCTTGCTCTgggataaaattaaatattagaaaatggCCGACATAAGATAGAAACTTTTACACTTTCTTTTTGACTCcttttttacaatcaattttgAAATCGCCATCTTCTCTATCTCACCTAGATTACAAAGTCTTGtcattgatttttattattatcacaAAACAACCTAAAATGACCCCACTGCTTATTCTTTTGGCGCAGACGAGATAGCTTCATCACCCACAGAGCTTTCTGTGATGCATTGgctgaagaaaacaacaaagtaACCCAAGGACTAATGAACAACATTAGATCAAACATGCGAAGCCAGATGCCAGAGCTTATGTCATCAATGCCCTTAAACAGCGCTGCCATTAAATCCATTGGAATATCTGATTTCAACAATTTTGACCCCAAGAACCCTCTCAAATCCCTTCCTCAAGATCTAGTCCCAATACCTTTTAAGCCCATGAACATGGGAGCAGGTATGTTTTCCAGCAGCTCCGGGCCTCTCTTTGGTGCACCGAGAAACatttcctcatcttcttcaaccCTCCAGCTTAGCTCCAATGCCGCATCTGGATTCAACTATCTCCAGGATAGTAAAAATGGAAGTCAAATTTGGGGAACGGCTCACATGTCAGCCACAGCCTTGTTGCAGAAAGCAGCCCAAATGGGTGCAACCGCAAGCAATAGTATAAACTCTCCCATGATGCAAAAGAGCTTTTCTAGTAGCGTGACAAGTCCTGACCTGCTGTCTTCAATTAAACCACCATCTTATGGAGCCATTCAGCAACACAACACTTCATATGAACATTTCCCATCTCAGCCCGATCAATCAAACATGGTCGGAATCAATGGTGGTGCATTCACTAGCCATATCACGCCAAAGACCCCACAAGAAATATCACAATTTTTTGATACTGGTACAGGAAGTCAAGCAATGAATGATATGGGAATGTTTACTAGCATGTACATGAGTGGTGAACAAAACCAATTCTTGAAAAACATGGAACATGAAGATAGTAGTGTAAGTTCAAGCTCGATACAGGGAAGACCTGGGATAGAACGTAGCTCATCAACAGGACCATCAAGGTTTGGAGGAAGTAGTGGGGGTGGTGGTATGATGACACTTGATCTTCTGGGGATTGGAGGACCAAGGCTTGCCCATTTACATGAACAGCAGCATAATCAGTTGCATCATCAACGAACGGACCTTGAAGCAATGAGCCAGCAAATAATGCCAATAATGAATCCCTTTCACCAGCAGCTTTCTCTTGGTGATTCAGCAATTGAAAAGCACATATGGGATGTTTGACAAATTAcaaacttttgttttgtgaTTTAGTTTTAGTGCTACATCCATGGAAGAATAGTCTTTAGACCACGTTCCGAGACAAGCAAACTTCCAGTTAATAACCAATAATACGTCAGCAGTCTTGTCAATGTAAAAATGAGCCTGCACTTGAATTACTGATCTCATGCATAATCTAAAGAGATAAGCTCTTGCCCCTTTGTGATATTTTACTAGCCTTATTTTCAGACTTGAAATGAGATTGAGGCAGGGAATATTATTATtccaatagaaataaaaatggtgtctttcataaaatatacaATCCAGTTTGCAAAAAGTTAATTTATCAGTCACATTTGAATCATTTTTGGGACAATTACTTTTAGATCATAAGTGGACGTCAATTATACTTTATTATTAGTCAATTTTGAATGATTTATATTGTCTCCTTTttgttttaagaatttaaagtaagctaaaataaaatttgaataaaattagaataatgttatatatatacattttttgtatacaatttaggtacataaataatatgtcatcatacaattgagtgttattttatttttaatttaaaattatttaatcacttggTGACGtatcatttgtatacttaaattatgtataagaaatatatatgcataattttattaataaaattatttggctagtaaatatcatttttctcataatttcaacaaatttatcCTCAATTTTTCCATGATTTAGTCTTGACATGTTTGCAAATATATTTACAGTTTGGAAAGTGAGAACActctctcttttatttatttggttaattttaaaaaaatatcctttACTCTGTTCTTATTGATTGTCGCTGCAGAGTAAGCAAACAAAGGAAGATTAATGGGCTAAAATGTTAGATGGACCAGGCCCATGATGAAAGTGGCAGTGTCGTAATTCGAGACAGAGAGTTGACTCTTCGCACAAAAGAAATCTCGTCAAGAAACCCTAATCCTACTGCAGAGTTgttctatatatatttgtgtgtgcGCGCACCGCTTAAGCCAAGCATTGCGGAATGATCTCTCTCACGTGCACACCAAATTGTCTTCTGGCTTTTAGGGTTTGTGTTTTATGGTTTTATGTTCTTATgtttcaagttttctttttcgCAAAACGGCGAAGGTATTAATTGGGTGGTTATGAGATAAAAGAGTACGAGGCTGTGATTTTgagaaataactattttatgaGGGATCAATTATCTTTTGTGATTATAAACACCAATGGATCCTTCTGAGCCTAAACTCTTTTTCGGTTTCACTTGTTCTTATTTACTGTGTTTCTGAGTTGAGTCGAGGTATCAGAGCCACTGatgtgatgattttttttttccggaAATTATGATGTCGACTTAATAAATCAGACTACAATTATCTGATCTCTGGCTCTCTCGAATCATCCTTCCAATTCCCCTCTGATTTcgttttgtattataatttattaaacatttgtGTCAATTTGATCGATTGAAGTCTGGATTTTCACTTTCCTGGGAACGAATCTTAGCTTATTTTAACAACCAACCTGttttcaaaactctaaactctCAATAGATATCAGTGCCCATCTGCCATACTCATCTGTTTGTGCTACGGACCTAAGATTATTGTCAAAACTACCAGAAATCAATGTTATTCCTTAaagctttctttctctttcaatgGCATATTACAAACGTTACAAAATAATGCCAGATTAACAGTATTCCCCTCTGAGTTTGTTGCATTTCTTTTGTTCACAATGAATCATTGGGATCGGACGCCCCAAGTTTAGCTGAAAACCTACTTGAAAATGTTGCCTCTTTCCTGTGATATTAAGGAAGACTTTGTTTGCAAATTCTCATTTCAggtaaaaacaattaaaatttgttgCCAAAACCTTAGTAAAATGTTTGATTCTGGCAAAAACATTCGTGTTTACTTTATATAAGCATTAACGTGCCTACTAACCAGTTTCAGTGTTGCTTGTTCACACAAATCATTCATGTGATAGGGAAATAATCAGGAAAGATATCATATATTCCTGTTGGGCCTTTGTGTGTTTTGTTGGCTTTAGAGTTTTGGATTGGGCCCAAACCCAAACTGTTAGACAGGGAAATGGTTCAGAAGTATGCACAAAGGAATGCAACAAATGTCAAGCATCTAAAATAGTACGTACAAAATTCTCTCATCATGTGTCATCCAACTATGCGCTGAAATACGGACAACGGAATAAGAAATTTAGAACGCTTGTAATCTtgaaaaaaatccaattttctGACTTAAAAGGAGTAAGACACTAAGCGGCCGGAGCAAACAGATTACAGTTTGAGTGAGTAATATGGACAAAGTATACCCAAGGGTAGATTTGAGTGAGTTGGCTTACCAGTTTTGActtgtttaaattcaaaacaagtAATCATAGGTTGAGTATTAAATCACGTTATTTGTAATAGTGTTACATTAAATaatgtaaattttgttatataatttagagttaaaacgatattgttttttttttaatttatcacgCAAGAGCTCGATGAgcattaattcaaacttgtatCTATAATATTGActttagattaattttatatatataaataatttttattaatttaatgtgtgattaagtaatattaaagtgaaaaaaaataaataattgtatcACTTTGTTGTATACGATCGTAtcaatttgtatagataaattagtaaattttttttgtatacacaattttgtttatcaaatcTCTGTAAATTAAATCTAAGCATCACCCATCatatcaaacttgaactcaTGTCCTTATAACTCATCAAGCACATCTCCTCTTATGTagagttaagtttgaattagaTCAAACTTAGGCTCAATTCAGTTTGATAGATAAAAACtcaatatgatttattattaagaagaaaataagtaGGCTAATAagtgagaaaaataaagattaagaattaattataaacaaattttgattttgtaaaatataaaataaaatagcaaaatGGATAAGATTAACcataaggttggattcgaatcgaatcagCTCGATCAAGTCCAAAATGAGTTGGTCTTAGCCGAGCTCGATCGAGTTTGAGCTCTAACTCGAGCTGTTCgttagattttctaattaaaatttttgatacaaaatgacgtcgttttgatcaatatatattaaaataacgttattttaataacgaaaaatgagctGAATCAAATTCGAGCTTGACTTTCATGAGCTTAATGAGCTCGAGTTAGAACTCGAGCCAAGAAAATGtgaaccgagccaagctcgagctcactcgaatccagccctaattaaCCATATAAACTAGAGGGGCTGAAACAGCTATGGCTATAAACCTCCTAGCAGCATGATTTTGTCCAACAAAACCACCctttatagtaatttttcatCGTTTAAAACGCACCCTTACCAACTCCCTCTCATCTTAGATTCTTAATTTTCTGAAATAACTTATCGATCTGCGTTAGGGTTCCTCCCGGATTCACGTCGAAAGCGCTCTCCTCCAAGGTTTGTTTGTTTAGCGATTCTTCTTTAGGGCTTTGCATTACGCTATTTTGCTTTATATGGTGTTTTATCATTCATTACTTCAATTAATTCTTGTAATTGACgtatagggttttttttcatgttatcttatttaatatCGTATGATTTGTTTAGTGATCGCTTAATTTGTTGATACTAATTATCGTTTTCTTggtgtttgtgtttgtttattttctattttatgcCCAATGGATTGTTTCGATTCTTGCTTGTTACCGTTTCAAATATATggctcaatttaaatttaattttgcgaggttcttattatttttttcgcTCGCTGAAGTTGAATATATTGTGTTGCGTGTTTGTAGATTCTTCTgacttgattaaaaaaaatatatattgtgtttGTTTTTAGATCAGTATATTTACGAATTGTATACTTTTCTCTGTAGGCATAACGCGACAATGGAGCGCAAGATTATTGACTTGGATCAAGGATGGGACTATATGAAAGGGGGGAtcacaaaattaaagaaaatttttgaagGAGAACCCGAGTCACCTTTTAGCTCTGAGGAATATATGATGCTTTACACGTATTCATTGTTATTCCTTcctattgtttatttatatgacaTTTAAAACCTGGTTGGGAGATGCCAATGTTTCGCTGGAgtgattttttgttttcctttccaTGACAGGACCATCTACAATATGTGCACCCAAAAGCCTCCTCATGACTATTCTCAACAGCTATATGATATGTACAAAGACGCATTTGATGAATATATTACTTCAACGGTAAGGAAG from Mangifera indica cultivar Alphonso chromosome 8, CATAS_Mindica_2.1, whole genome shotgun sequence includes:
- the LOC123222977 gene encoding zinc finger protein GAI-ASSOCIATED FACTOR 1-like, whose product is MSNITGNEGSFSSGNTGEEVHQLQETQHHQNLQNHLQGSTSGPSATTNSNGSNSQQQPAQKKKRNLPGTPDPNAEVVALSPTTLMATNRFVCEICNKGFQRDQNLQLHRRGHNLPWKLRQRTTTEVRKRVYICPEPSCVHHNPARALGDLTGVKKHFSRKHGEKKWKCDKCSKKYAVQTDWKAHQKTCGTREYKCDCGTIFSRRDSFITHRAFCDALAEENNKVTQGLMNNIRSNMRSQMPELMSSMPLNSAAIKSIGISDFNNFDPKNPLKSLPQDLVPIPFKPMNMGAGMFSSSSGPLFGAPRNISSSSSTLQLSSNAASGFNYLQDSKNGSQIWGTAHMSATALLQKAAQMGATASNSINSPMMQKSFSSSVTSPDLLSSIKPPSYGAIQQHNTSYEHFPSQPDQSNMVGINGGAFTSHITPKTPQEISQFFDTGTGSQAMNDMGMFTSMYMSGEQNQFLKNMEHEDSSVSSSSIQGRPGIERSSSTGPSRFGGSSGGGGMMTLDLLGIGGPRLAHLHEQQHNQLHHQRTDLEAMSQQIMPIMNPFHQQLSLGDSAIEKHIWDV